The nucleotide window CAATTGATACAAAAAATCTTAGGCATCAATTGGAATTTGAACTACGCAGTAAACTTTTACGACTGAGAAATGAATGGCTCAACTTAAAAGGGTCAAAAGCGCTTCTTTTTGATTTTCTTACTCATGCAGGGACTTCGTTTTTACATCTATTTAATTATGCACAGAAATTGGCAGAAGGCAAGATAGATAATTCTCTGTCAAAACCGTTCAAGAGATGTGTTTCTCTTAAGAAAAAAGAAGTCAAATTAGGTCGGTCGGGATTGGAAGAACTGTATAATGAAGTTCACGATTCCGTCAGCGAAATCATCTTTGCGATTGATAAAATTTAGGAGGGAAAATGCGGAACAAAGATCTACTTATTACGATTGGGATTATCGTTTTGGTTCTTGTAATTTTAGGTGGGATGTATAACGGTTTAGTAAAGAGGGATGTAGCGGTTACAACCGCTTGGGCACAGGTAGAGAATGTTTTACAACGCCGGGCAGATTTAATTCCGAATCTTGTATCGTCGGTAAAAGGGTATATGAAACATGAACAAGAGATTCTGGACAATCTTGCAAAAGCAAGAGCATCATATACAGGTGCCCAAACGGTTGATGAAAAAATGAAGGCAGGTGCTTTGATGGAAGGAGCACTTGCACGGCTGTTAGCGATTGTAGAAAATTATCCAAGCTTAAAAGCCAATGAAACATTTAATCGGCTGATGGACGAACTTGCAGGGACTGAAAACAGAATTGCGGTTGAACGGAAAAAATACAATGAAGCAGTTCAGGATTTGAACACAACAATTCGCAGAGTTCCATGGAATATAATTGCTAATTTTTTTAAGTTTCAAGCTAAACCGTTTTTTGAAGCAGAAGCAGGTGCCAAAGCAGTTCCTAAAGTAGATTTTGGAACAGAAAACTGATAGTTGCTCATTTAGCTAAATGAGCAAGTGAGAAAATGAAAATAAATTTAGTAAGTGGCGAGTGGCGAATAACAAGATTGTCATTGCAAGGTATAACCGAAACAATCTCATCAGGATTGCCACGTTCCTTTCAGTCGCTCGCAATGACACTATGTGTCACTTTCTACTCCCTACTTTCTACTGCCTGTCTTTATGCAGAAATTCCTCAAAAACCTATCGGATATATCAGTGATTTTGCTAATATCTTA belongs to Elusimicrobiota bacterium and includes:
- a CDS encoding LemA family protein; translation: MRNKDLLITIGIIVLVLVILGGMYNGLVKRDVAVTTAWAQVENVLQRRADLIPNLVSSVKGYMKHEQEILDNLAKARASYTGAQTVDEKMKAGALMEGALARLLAIVENYPSLKANETFNRLMDELAGTENRIAVERKKYNEAVQDLNTTIRRVPWNIIANFFKFQAKPFFEAEAGAKAVPKVDFGTEN